A region of Streptomyces cinnamoneus DNA encodes the following proteins:
- a CDS encoding phosphatase PAP2 family protein, which yields MSTASGPNGLDGAAIDGGLYTDVTDFAHRTHWLNGPVAAYTTYGIALFGALLLAGWWLARRRDARTMAAALITPFAVVIAYLVNDGIKSVFQESRPCRALPHDFLIEACPPANDYAFPSNHTTVAFAVAAGLLLVNRRLAALAMPTAVLMAASRVYVGAHYPHDVLVGAVVGIAVGVAVVAIASRLAAPAVSRLRNGPARPLLLAT from the coding sequence ATGAGCACCGCTTCCGGCCCCAACGGCCTCGACGGGGCCGCGATAGACGGCGGCCTGTACACCGACGTCACCGACTTCGCGCACCGGACGCACTGGCTGAACGGACCAGTGGCCGCCTACACGACGTACGGCATCGCGTTGTTCGGAGCGCTTCTGCTCGCCGGCTGGTGGCTGGCCCGCCGCCGCGACGCCCGCACCATGGCCGCCGCGCTGATCACCCCGTTCGCCGTCGTCATCGCCTACCTGGTCAACGACGGCATCAAGTCCGTCTTCCAGGAGTCGCGGCCCTGCCGGGCACTGCCCCACGACTTCCTCATCGAGGCGTGCCCGCCCGCCAACGACTACGCCTTCCCCAGCAACCACACCACCGTCGCCTTCGCCGTGGCGGCCGGACTGCTCCTGGTGAACCGGCGCCTGGCCGCCCTCGCGATGCCGACGGCGGTACTGATGGCCGCCTCACGCGTCTACGTCGGCGCCCACTACCCCCACGACGTTCTCGTAGGAGCCGTCGTCGGGATCGCCGTCGGCGTCGCCGTCGTGGCGATCGCGAGCCGCCTGGCCGCCCCGGCCGTCTCCAGGCTGCGCAACGGGCCGGCCCGACCGCTGCTCCTCGCCACCTGA
- a CDS encoding response regulator transcription factor, whose translation MARIVIVEDDDAIGGRLTATLRAQGHDSEWCPDGAAALERAARGPAELVLLDLGLPDADGFELCRSMRERLPGAVVVVLTARTGEMDVIQALESGADDYLTKPFRLAELQARIAAHLRRASPGRDGGADRIRHGDLLIDRTARRCLTPAGEVELRPKEFDLLVRLAVSAGRAVRREDLMSDVWDENWFGSTKTLDVHVAALRRKLGDPVRITTLRHFGYRLEPPGEH comes from the coding sequence GTGGCACGGATTGTGATCGTCGAGGACGACGACGCCATCGGAGGCAGGCTCACGGCGACGCTGCGCGCCCAGGGCCACGACAGCGAGTGGTGCCCGGACGGCGCTGCGGCGCTGGAGCGTGCTGCCCGGGGGCCCGCCGAGCTGGTGCTGCTGGATCTCGGCCTGCCGGACGCGGACGGGTTCGAGCTGTGCCGGAGCATGAGGGAGCGCCTGCCGGGGGCGGTGGTCGTGGTGCTGACGGCGCGTACGGGCGAGATGGACGTGATCCAGGCGTTGGAGTCGGGCGCCGACGACTATCTGACCAAGCCGTTCCGGCTGGCCGAGCTGCAGGCGCGGATCGCCGCCCATCTGCGGCGTGCCTCGCCCGGCCGGGACGGCGGCGCGGACCGGATCCGCCACGGTGACCTGCTGATCGACCGCACCGCGCGGCGCTGCCTCACCCCGGCCGGGGAGGTGGAGCTGCGGCCCAAGGAGTTCGACCTGCTGGTCCGGCTGGCCGTGTCCGCCGGCCGGGCGGTGAGACGGGAGGACTTGATGAGCGACGTGTGGGACGAGAACTGGTTCGGTTCCACCAAGACGCTCGACGTCCATGTGGCCGCGCTGCGCCGCAAGCTGGGTGACCCGGTGCGGATCACGACCCTGCGGCACTTCGGCTACCGGCTCGAACCTCCCGGGGAGCACTGA
- a CDS encoding response regulator transcription factor: MQHVILVVEDDHALRDVLLRGLRDEGFATVPAQNGAGALRLAGDSVDAVVLDVGLPDADGRDVCQAMRANGFLSPVIFLTAHHRLADRLGGFSAGGDDYLPKPFHLAELAARLRAALKRTGRPAPASTGDLVLDPVRHGLSVRGCEVALTPTEFRLLAALMASRGDVVSRRALVRAGWPEGAQVSDNTLDQYLSRLRRKLREAGSDLTVRTARGIGHRLS, translated from the coding sequence GTGCAGCACGTCATCCTGGTCGTCGAGGACGACCACGCCCTGCGGGACGTGCTGCTGCGCGGCCTGCGCGACGAGGGATTCGCGACCGTGCCCGCGCAGAACGGCGCCGGCGCCCTGCGCCTGGCCGGTGACTCCGTCGACGCGGTGGTCCTGGACGTCGGCCTGCCCGACGCGGACGGACGGGACGTGTGCCAGGCGATGCGGGCCAACGGGTTCCTCTCACCGGTCATCTTCCTGACCGCCCACCACCGGCTCGCGGACCGCCTCGGCGGCTTCTCCGCCGGCGGTGACGACTACCTGCCCAAACCCTTTCATCTCGCGGAGCTCGCAGCCCGGCTGCGAGCGGCGCTCAAGCGCACGGGCCGGCCGGCGCCGGCCTCCACGGGAGATCTGGTGCTGGACCCGGTGCGGCACGGCCTCTCCGTGCGCGGCTGCGAAGTCGCTCTCACTCCGACGGAGTTCCGCCTGCTGGCCGCGCTCATGGCCTCGCGCGGGGACGTCGTGTCCAGACGTGCGCTGGTCCGGGCCGGCTGGCCCGAAGGAGCGCAGGTCAGCGACAACACGCTGGATCAGTACCTGAGCCGGTTGCGGCGCAAACTCCGGGAAGCGGGCAGCGATCTGACGGTCCGTACCGCTCGGGGAATCGGGCACCGGCTGTCGTGA
- a CDS encoding fluoride efflux transporter FluC, which produces MVCAVSLGGGVGAAARYGASLLCPTVSGAFPWTTLVVNVIGCAVIGVFLVVITDMWAAHRLVRPFLRHRGLGGFTTFSTYVVDILRLADGRRAGLGLVYLAATLCAALAAVWAAAAVTRRAIGWRKR; this is translated from the coding sequence ATGGTGTGCGCGGTGTCGCTGGGTGGCGGCGTCGGGGCGGCGGCCCGGTACGGCGCGTCGCTGCTGTGCCCGACCGTGAGCGGCGCTTTCCCCTGGACGACCCTGGTCGTGAACGTGATCGGCTGTGCGGTCATCGGGGTGTTCCTGGTGGTGATCACGGATATGTGGGCGGCGCACCGGCTGGTGCGGCCGTTTCTTCGGCACCGGGGCCTCGGGGGTTTCACCACCTTCTCCACCTATGTGGTGGACATCCTGCGCCTGGCCGACGGCCGCCGCGCCGGCCTCGGCCTGGTCTACCTGGCCGCGACCCTGTGCGCCGCGCTGGCGGCGGTGTGGGCGGCCGCGGCCGTGACGCGTCGAGCGATCGGCTGGAGGAAGCGATGA
- a CDS encoding phosphatase PAP2 family protein gives MRGPGRAGFVGLAALACFALLAVAVVLRNGTPLPADVSLLSWAVGHRPDTAVTAARDVTSTGTDAVPYLLAALAGVIAGRTARQRLLAAAASLLCLGAGQALRQAVLHLVARSRPPVPDRVTHASGWSFPSGHATTAAITAALLITAVMLRSPRGRYVIAAVIGCWGAAVGLTRVYLGVHWFSDVIGGWLFALAWFTACLWAAARWLPPAVVPKRAENLRRRHERVRPTGP, from the coding sequence GTGAGGGGACCCGGCCGCGCGGGCTTCGTCGGTCTCGCGGCCCTGGCATGCTTCGCGCTGCTGGCGGTGGCCGTCGTCCTGCGGAACGGCACCCCACTGCCGGCGGACGTCTCCCTGCTCTCGTGGGCCGTCGGACACCGCCCGGACACAGCGGTGACCGCGGCACGGGATGTGACCAGCACCGGGACGGACGCGGTCCCGTACCTGCTGGCCGCTCTGGCGGGCGTCATCGCCGGGCGCACAGCCCGGCAGAGGCTCCTCGCGGCGGCCGCGAGTCTGCTCTGCCTGGGGGCGGGGCAGGCTCTGCGGCAGGCCGTACTGCACCTCGTGGCCCGCTCGCGTCCGCCGGTGCCGGACCGGGTGACACACGCGTCGGGGTGGTCGTTCCCCTCCGGCCACGCCACCACGGCGGCCATCACGGCCGCGCTGCTCATCACTGCGGTGATGCTGCGCTCACCACGCGGCCGCTACGTCATCGCCGCGGTGATCGGCTGCTGGGGCGCCGCGGTGGGGCTGACGCGCGTCTATCTCGGAGTCCACTGGTTCAGCGACGTCATCGGCGGCTGGCTCTTCGCCCTCGCCTGGTTCACGGCGTGCCTCTGGGCCGCTGCCCGGTGGCTTCCCCCGGCCGTCGTCCCCAAGCGGGCGGAGAACCTCCGCCGCCGGCACGAGCGGGTCCGGCCCACCGGCCCCTGA
- a CDS encoding sodium-dependent transporter, with amino-acid sequence MHTVPLPGACLPLNVPSLLLALVLFSAGLQVPLGDLGRLLRRPLALLAGLALHLAAPLLVVPAVAFALQRSPDSDGGSGLITAMILIVAMPVAAGATVWTGKGDADQPVMVGLVLASTLLSPFTVPLTVHALSPLLGGDYAGTLDKAAYGAGNSFALTSVLLPCGAGILTRLFLPHRVMQPLLRATPAAALWGSLLLTYVNASGALGSFFTQPRPLLLAAALIVASAVCALSFALGRVTARLLRLDTPTGSSLTLACGMNNSSASAVLITTALPDRPHLLLPVLAYGFLQKLAAGRVVRASAHG; translated from the coding sequence GTGCACACCGTTCCCCTGCCGGGCGCGTGCCTTCCGCTGAACGTGCCCTCGCTGCTGCTGGCCCTGGTGCTGTTCTCGGCCGGCCTGCAAGTACCGCTCGGCGACCTGGGCCGCCTCCTGCGGCGGCCCCTCGCCCTGCTGGCCGGACTGGCCCTGCACCTGGCCGCCCCGCTGCTGGTCGTCCCCGCCGTCGCGTTCGCCCTCCAGCGCTCCCCCGACTCCGACGGCGGCAGCGGCTTGATCACCGCCATGATCCTCATCGTCGCGATGCCCGTAGCGGCCGGCGCCACCGTCTGGACGGGCAAGGGAGACGCCGACCAGCCGGTCATGGTCGGGCTCGTGCTCGCCTCCACCCTCCTCAGCCCCTTCACCGTCCCGCTGACCGTGCACGCCCTGTCACCTCTGCTCGGCGGCGACTACGCGGGAACCCTGGACAAGGCCGCGTACGGCGCCGGCAACAGCTTCGCACTCACCTCGGTCCTGCTGCCCTGCGGCGCGGGCATCCTGACCCGGCTCTTCCTCCCCCATCGCGTCATGCAGCCACTGTTGCGCGCGACACCGGCGGCGGCGCTGTGGGGATCCCTGCTCCTGACATACGTCAACGCCAGCGGCGCACTCGGTTCGTTCTTCACACAGCCCCGCCCCCTCCTGCTCGCCGCGGCGCTCATCGTGGCCTCGGCGGTGTGCGCACTGTCCTTCGCCCTTGGCCGTGTCACCGCGCGCCTGCTCCGCCTGGACACGCCCACAGGCTCGTCGCTGACTCTCGCCTGCGGCATGAACAACAGCAGCGCGAGCGCCGTCCTCATCACCACCGCGCTGCCCGACAGACCTCACCTCCTCCTGCCCGTCCTCGCCTACGGCTTCCTGCAGAAGCTCGCCGCCGGCCGAGTCGTACGCGCGAGTGCCCACGGTTAG
- a CDS encoding carbonic anhydrase, whose amino-acid sequence MTDALPLTPSEAFELLLAGNQRFVAGAPEHPNQDAVRRAETAPGQRPFAVLFGCSDSRLAAEIIFDRGLGDLFVVRTAGHVAGPEVLGSIEYGVSVLDCPLVVVLGHDSCGAVAATRAALADGVGTTGYIRDLIERVTPSVLAARAAGLTQDDDIIAEHVRHTVGLLLDRSRVLADQVAAGRTAVVGLSYRLADGSARLVTTRGLPAEAADAGTDA is encoded by the coding sequence ATGACTGACGCCCTGCCCCTGACTCCGTCCGAAGCCTTCGAGCTGTTGCTGGCCGGCAACCAGCGTTTCGTCGCGGGCGCACCGGAGCACCCGAACCAGGATGCTGTGCGCCGCGCCGAGACCGCGCCCGGCCAGCGCCCGTTCGCCGTGCTCTTCGGATGCTCCGATTCACGCCTGGCCGCCGAGATCATCTTCGACCGGGGCCTGGGCGACCTGTTCGTCGTCCGCACCGCGGGCCACGTCGCCGGGCCGGAGGTGCTGGGCAGCATCGAATACGGTGTCAGTGTGCTGGACTGCCCGCTGGTCGTGGTCCTGGGCCACGACTCGTGCGGCGCCGTGGCGGCCACCCGCGCCGCCCTGGCCGACGGCGTCGGCACCACCGGGTACATACGCGATCTCATCGAGCGCGTCACCCCCAGCGTGCTGGCCGCCCGGGCAGCCGGACTCACCCAGGACGACGACATCATCGCCGAGCACGTACGGCACACCGTCGGCCTTCTCCTGGACCGCTCCCGGGTCCTGGCCGATCAGGTCGCCGCGGGACGGACGGCAGTGGTGGGTCTGTCCTACCGGCTGGCCGACGGCAGCGCCCGCCTCGTCACCACCCGCGGCCTGCCGGCGGAGGCAGCCGACGCGGGCACGGATGCCTGA
- a CDS encoding M48 family metalloprotease, with amino-acid sequence MTVLLLLPLLLPFAVPALATHAERRLAPVTALWVLTLTAVALAGGSLTALGALVLTGLLKLPVLAAYGELIHPLRTPWDAVAVPFAAASVGLLAVGAWTLTRSALRQAKALRAAHAEAGRRPAAGDLCVIDSPYPDAYALPGWPARVVVTTAMIRSLGPAEREVLFAHERAHNAGRHHYFLAVAELAAHCHPALRTVRASIRFAAERAADEAAAAAVGDRRLTARAIARAALAAGAHRPGRPVVTPAATTGPVPRRVAALLAGPRHRAHRAAPWIAVLLALCAATAAGASVASLVAFHHDVEVAQGEAAH; translated from the coding sequence ATGACCGTCCTGCTGCTGCTTCCGCTGCTGCTCCCATTCGCCGTGCCGGCACTGGCGACGCATGCGGAACGGCGCCTCGCTCCTGTTACCGCGCTGTGGGTGCTGACCCTCACCGCGGTCGCGCTGGCCGGCGGTTCGCTGACGGCGCTGGGCGCCCTCGTGCTCACGGGCTTGCTGAAGCTGCCCGTTCTCGCGGCCTACGGCGAGCTGATCCACCCCTTGCGTACGCCGTGGGACGCCGTGGCAGTACCTTTCGCCGCCGCCTCCGTCGGTCTGCTCGCCGTCGGCGCATGGACGCTGACCCGTTCCGCCCTCCGGCAGGCCAAGGCGTTGCGCGCGGCGCACGCCGAAGCCGGCCGCCGGCCGGCCGCGGGTGACCTCTGCGTCATCGACTCCCCGTACCCGGATGCCTACGCCCTGCCCGGATGGCCTGCCCGTGTCGTGGTCACCACCGCGATGATCCGCAGCCTCGGCCCCGCCGAACGCGAGGTCCTCTTCGCCCACGAACGCGCCCACAACGCCGGCCGCCACCACTACTTCCTCGCCGTGGCCGAGCTGGCCGCACACTGCCACCCCGCACTACGCACCGTTCGCGCATCCATCCGGTTCGCCGCGGAGCGCGCGGCCGACGAAGCCGCCGCCGCGGCCGTCGGCGACCGTCGTCTGACCGCCCGCGCCATCGCCCGCGCGGCGCTGGCCGCCGGCGCCCACCGCCCCGGGCGGCCGGTCGTCACCCCGGCGGCCACGACCGGACCCGTCCCGCGCCGCGTCGCCGCCCTTCTTGCCGGACCCCGGCACCGGGCGCACCGGGCAGCTCCCTGGATCGCCGTACTCCTCGCCCTGTGCGCCGCCACTGCTGCCGGCGCTTCGGTGGCGAGCCTGGTCGCCTTCCACCACGACGTGGAAGTCGCCCAGGGTGAAGCCGCTCACTGA
- a CDS encoding NAD(P)-binding domain-containing protein — translation MVVIGAGPYGLSVAAHLRAAGVPVRVFGEIMGSWRHAMATGMFLKSTPAATDLTAPVPGGRLADFCRATGVEELTELTPIPCTTFVDYGMWFAQRYVGPVASVPVSLVERAGSGFTVQLEGGEELEAAAVVVATGLGALAHIPRRLRHLAPEGPGPRGPLSHTSQHTDLSRYAGRRVVVVGGGQSALESAALLHEGGADVQVLVRAPRVRWGERPQLWRPVSRRLAAPASALGTGWTLAVVCRAPGTVRHLPASARMLLFRRALAPAGGWWLRDRVEGVVPVRTSCRIRQAHMDGPEVRLWVEGVGDDRAELSVDHVLAATGYRLDVDALPFLTPAVRLAVARVAGSKAPCLSGAFESCVPGLYFTGSLAAPTFGPMLRFVAGTGFAARRITAALTYQAHTADCPEPPDEAFRPGIPPAPAGAGPVPFRHPCPRRLPPPAGRGW, via the coding sequence GTGGTGGTGATCGGCGCCGGTCCGTACGGCTTGTCGGTGGCCGCTCATCTGCGGGCGGCCGGGGTGCCGGTGCGGGTCTTCGGCGAGATCATGGGCAGCTGGCGGCACGCGATGGCCACCGGGATGTTCCTGAAGTCGACGCCTGCGGCGACGGATCTGACCGCCCCCGTGCCGGGCGGCCGGCTGGCGGACTTCTGCCGTGCCACGGGCGTGGAGGAGCTGACCGAGCTGACACCGATCCCATGCACGACGTTCGTGGACTACGGGATGTGGTTCGCCCAGCGGTACGTCGGCCCCGTCGCTTCTGTCCCCGTGAGCCTGGTGGAGCGGGCCGGGAGCGGCTTCACTGTCCAACTGGAAGGCGGTGAGGAGCTGGAGGCTGCGGCCGTGGTCGTGGCCACCGGGCTCGGCGCACTCGCGCACATCCCACGCCGGCTCCGCCATCTGGCCCCTGAGGGGCCGGGCCCGCGGGGGCCGCTGTCCCACACCAGCCAGCACACCGACCTGTCCCGCTACGCCGGGCGCCGCGTCGTGGTCGTCGGCGGCGGGCAGTCGGCGCTGGAGAGCGCCGCTCTCCTGCATGAGGGCGGCGCTGATGTCCAGGTTCTGGTGCGCGCGCCCCGGGTGCGCTGGGGAGAGCGCCCGCAGCTGTGGCGCCCGGTCAGCCGACGGCTGGCCGCACCGGCTTCGGCGCTGGGGACCGGCTGGACGCTGGCCGTGGTGTGCCGCGCTCCGGGCACGGTACGGCATCTTCCGGCTTCGGCGCGGATGCTGTTGTTCCGCCGTGCGCTGGCCCCGGCGGGCGGGTGGTGGCTGCGCGACCGCGTCGAGGGCGTCGTGCCCGTCCGCACCTCCTGCCGCATCCGGCAAGCGCACATGGACGGGCCCGAGGTGCGGTTGTGGGTGGAGGGCGTGGGCGACGACCGGGCCGAACTGTCGGTCGATCACGTGCTGGCGGCCACCGGGTACCGGCTCGACGTGGACGCCCTGCCTTTCCTGACGCCGGCGGTGCGGCTCGCGGTGGCCCGGGTGGCTGGCTCGAAGGCCCCCTGTTTGTCCGGCGCGTTCGAGTCCTGTGTACCGGGGCTGTACTTCACCGGTTCCTTGGCCGCGCCCACTTTCGGGCCGATGCTGCGATTCGTCGCCGGTACCGGATTCGCCGCCCGGCGGATCACCGCCGCACTGACCTACCAGGCTCACACCGCTGACTGCCCAGAACCACCGGACGAGGCCTTTAGGCCGGGCATCCCCCCTGCGCCGGCGGGAGCCGGTCCCGTCCCGTTCAGGCATCCGTGCCCGCGTCGGCTGCCTCCGCCGGCAGGCCGCGGGTGGTGA
- a CDS encoding DedA family protein produces MSAPLFATASPLAVNVLDAQSLLAAFGVLGVGIVLFAETGLLVGFFLPGDSLLFTAGLLCTGSSAATGVHLSLAPLLLAAVAGTLAGSQCGYLIGRKAGGTLLARSRSARLHEGAQRAEALLERYGVGKAIVLARFVPVVRTVLNPMAGALGVPARSFTVWQVTGGLLWTVGLTLGGYALGSSIPNVDRYLLPIVALIVAVSLLPLAAELYRSRRAAAAQKNGAGG; encoded by the coding sequence ATGTCCGCACCCTTGTTCGCGACGGCTTCACCGCTCGCCGTCAACGTCCTCGACGCGCAGTCGCTCCTCGCGGCCTTCGGCGTGCTCGGCGTCGGCATCGTCCTGTTCGCCGAGACGGGACTCCTGGTCGGCTTCTTCCTGCCCGGCGACTCGCTGCTGTTCACCGCCGGACTGCTGTGCACAGGCTCTTCGGCGGCCACGGGCGTGCACCTGTCACTGGCACCGCTGCTGCTCGCGGCCGTCGCGGGCACCCTGGCGGGCTCGCAGTGCGGCTACCTCATCGGCAGGAAGGCCGGCGGCACCCTGCTCGCCCGCAGCCGCTCGGCACGCCTGCACGAGGGAGCCCAGCGGGCCGAGGCCCTCCTCGAACGGTACGGAGTCGGGAAGGCCATCGTGCTGGCCCGGTTCGTGCCCGTCGTCCGCACGGTGCTCAACCCCATGGCCGGCGCCCTGGGCGTGCCGGCGCGCTCCTTCACGGTCTGGCAGGTGACCGGCGGGCTGCTGTGGACGGTGGGCCTGACCTTGGGCGGCTACGCGCTGGGATCCTCCATCCCGAACGTCGACCGCTACCTCCTGCCCATCGTCGCGCTGATCGTCGCCGTCTCGCTGCTGCCGCTCGCCGCCGAGCTGTACCGGTCACGCCGCGCCGCTGCCGCGCAGAAGAACGGGGCGGGCGGGTGA
- a CDS encoding BlaI/MecI/CopY family transcriptional regulator translates to MRNVSKTNAKDERRPAGELEAGVLAALWAADRPLTPAEVQAGLTHDPARTTVTTTLTRLYEKGIVDRRRQGRGYAYFPVQDAPGLRALRMHSELDRDEDREMVLARFVEGLSPDDERLLRDLLESEE, encoded by the coding sequence GTGAGGAACGTTTCCAAGACGAACGCGAAGGACGAGCGCCGGCCGGCGGGCGAGCTGGAGGCCGGTGTCCTGGCCGCCCTCTGGGCCGCGGACCGCCCCCTCACGCCGGCCGAGGTGCAGGCGGGCCTCACCCACGACCCGGCCCGCACCACGGTGACCACGACCCTGACCCGCCTGTACGAGAAGGGCATAGTCGACCGCCGGCGGCAAGGGCGCGGCTACGCCTACTTCCCCGTACAGGACGCCCCCGGGCTGAGGGCCCTGCGCATGCACAGCGAGCTCGACCGGGACGAGGACCGCGAGATGGTCCTGGCCCGGTTCGTCGAAGGGCTCAGCCCCGACGACGAGCGGCTCCTGAGGGATCTGCTGGAGTCGGAAGAGTGA
- a CDS encoding L-threonylcarbamoyladenylate synthase, with product MARRFDCSTMSGHADGLRAAAVAVGQGELVVLPTDTVYGIGADAFDREAVDRLLRAKGRGRAMPSPVLVASPDALRDLVTGFPERGWALVEAFWPGGLTLVARHLPSLTWDLGETHGTVAVRMPSHPVALDLLAETGPMAVSSANLTGQPSPQDCDAARDMLGDAVAVYLDGGPTEAAVASSIVDLTGPVPVLKRAGAISAERLRTVVPDLLDAP from the coding sequence ATGGCCCGTCGGTTTGACTGCTCCACGATGTCCGGCCACGCCGACGGGCTGCGCGCGGCCGCCGTGGCCGTGGGGCAGGGTGAACTGGTGGTACTGCCTACGGACACCGTGTACGGCATCGGTGCCGACGCCTTCGACCGGGAGGCGGTGGACAGGCTGCTGCGGGCCAAGGGCCGCGGCCGTGCCATGCCCTCACCGGTGCTGGTCGCCTCCCCCGACGCCCTGCGCGACCTGGTCACCGGCTTCCCCGAGCGGGGCTGGGCCCTGGTGGAGGCATTCTGGCCCGGTGGGCTGACCCTGGTCGCCCGCCATCTGCCGTCGCTGACCTGGGATCTGGGGGAGACCCACGGCACCGTGGCGGTGCGGATGCCGTCCCACCCGGTGGCGCTCGACCTGCTCGCCGAGACCGGGCCGATGGCGGTCTCCAGCGCCAACCTGACGGGACAGCCGTCCCCGCAGGACTGCGACGCCGCCCGGGACATGCTCGGCGACGCGGTCGCCGTCTACCTGGACGGCGGCCCCACCGAGGCCGCTGTCGCCTCCTCGATCGTGGACCTCACCGGCCCGGTGCCCGTACTCAAACGCGCGGGCGCGATCAGCGCCGAGAGACTGCGCACAGTGGTGCCCGACCTGCTGGACGCCCCCTGA
- a CDS encoding sensor histidine kinase, with the protein MTALFRAARPHSLRGRLSLVAVATAALVMVVLTVAFNTVVRHHLARQADDELRTRAAAVATTVDTGSRPVRVRETADDALLDTNVWIYAEKRLLEHPASAPEGSRLTRTAAGLATYGSGRCTTFQGDTPVRLCGRPVGDGPPGSPPRAVVVTALDLSLYRASADTMLLASLALGTAVLACTYALTRLAVGRALHPVHVMTDQATRWSSVASDERFSATARPVELSRLGASLDGLLDRIRAVLRHEQQLTRELSHELRTPLARIIAELDWWQARPRSTADTRATHARLADAARCMRTICDTLLHDARDGARTAPGTAGVPPVLRDLVDRLPGNERAKVTVTCPEELTVGVSAALLERVVSPLLDNALRYARSRVLISAAHRPGGVFVEIADDGPGVPHSFTAHLFQPGRRAAADDGHDGAGLGLPLARRLARSAGGDVRHEVRRTPGAAFVISLPAG; encoded by the coding sequence GTGACGGCGCTCTTCCGGGCCGCCCGGCCCCACAGCCTGCGCGGCCGTCTCTCGCTCGTGGCCGTCGCGACGGCGGCCCTGGTGATGGTGGTCCTCACCGTAGCGTTCAACACTGTCGTCCGGCACCACCTCGCGAGGCAGGCCGACGACGAACTGCGCACCCGTGCCGCCGCCGTGGCCACGACCGTGGACACCGGCAGCCGCCCGGTGCGGGTACGGGAAACAGCGGACGACGCGCTGCTCGACACCAACGTATGGATCTATGCCGAAAAGCGGCTGCTCGAACACCCTGCCTCGGCCCCGGAGGGCAGCCGCCTCACCAGGACCGCTGCGGGGCTCGCCACGTACGGGAGCGGGCGCTGCACCACTTTCCAGGGCGACACTCCCGTACGCCTGTGCGGACGGCCCGTCGGAGACGGCCCTCCCGGATCCCCGCCGCGCGCCGTCGTCGTCACAGCCCTGGACCTGTCCCTCTACCGCGCCTCGGCCGACACCATGCTCCTCGCCTCCCTCGCCCTGGGAACCGCCGTCCTCGCCTGCACCTACGCCCTCACCCGTCTCGCGGTGGGACGGGCCCTCCATCCCGTACACGTGATGACCGACCAGGCCACCCGGTGGAGCTCCGTCGCCTCCGACGAGCGCTTCAGCGCCACCGCCCGCCCTGTGGAACTCTCGCGGCTGGGCGCTTCCCTGGACGGGCTGCTGGACCGCATCCGCGCGGTGCTGCGGCACGAGCAGCAGCTGACCCGGGAACTGTCGCACGAGCTGCGCACGCCTCTCGCCCGCATCATCGCCGAGCTGGACTGGTGGCAGGCCCGCCCCCGTTCGACGGCTGACACCCGCGCCACGCACGCCAGGCTCGCGGACGCGGCCCGGTGCATGCGGACGATCTGCGACACCCTCCTCCACGACGCGCGCGACGGCGCCCGGACCGCCCCCGGCACCGCCGGCGTTCCACCCGTCCTGCGGGACCTCGTGGACAGGCTCCCCGGGAACGAAAGGGCGAAAGTGACGGTCACCTGCCCCGAGGAGCTGACGGTGGGTGTGTCCGCGGCCCTTCTCGAACGGGTCGTCAGTCCTCTGCTCGACAACGCGCTGCGCTACGCGCGCTCCCGCGTCCTCATCAGCGCCGCGCACCGCCCTGGCGGCGTGTTCGTGGAGATCGCCGATGACGGCCCGGGCGTTCCGCACTCCTTCACCGCACACCTGTTCCAGCCGGGCCGGCGCGCGGCTGCCGACGACGGGCACGACGGAGCGGGCCTCGGCCTGCCGCTCGCACGGCGCCTGGCCCGCTCCGCCGGCGGTGACGTACGCCATGAGGTCCGGCGCACACCGGGCGCGGCTTTCGTGATCAGCCTGCCTGCGGGGTGA